ACTCGCTGGCATAGCCCGCTGAGCCTGATGCCCGCAGCTTGGTGCCGCGATGCAGGCAGGCGTTGTAATAGGCGCGGATATCGTCCGCCGCGACGCGGGTGATGATGAAGCTGTGGCGGCCGATCTCATAGACCTGATAGTCGCCGATTTCCGGTATATGCTCCTCGCGGCAGGCGAATTGCCAGGTGCGGGTCCACAGGCTTTCCATCTCGCGCCGGGCAAAATCGGGGTCGATGTAGCGGTCGGTCGATACGTCCTCGCTACCCAGAAACGCATAGGATTCGCTGCGGACCCAGCCGGGCGCGGCAACCTTGTCGCGGGCAATGATATCCTGCGTGCTGATCGCCGGGCAGCGGGCATCGCCCGCCGCCATCGGGCCGCTTTCCATATTCATGCAACTCTCCGTTGGTCGGGGGTGGCAGTGTCGATCAGGCCGGGCGCGATGCTGTGGATCGCGCCGTCCTTCATCACCATGGCCAGCCGGTTCTTGTCTTCGAGGATGGTGACGTCGGCCAGCGGATCGCCGTCCACCAGCAGCATGTCAGCCAGCGCACCGGGGACCAGCGTGCCCAGATCGCCCTGGTCGCGCATCGCCTGTCCCCCGTTGCGGGTGGCACAGGTCAGCGCGCCGGCGGCGTCATAGCCATAATAGTCGATCAGCAGCCGGATATCGCGGGCATTGGTACCCTGCGGGTTCCAGGCCAGGCCATAATCGCCGCCGATCAGATGGCGAATGCCGCGCTTGCGCAACGCGCTATGGGTCTCGACCGATGCTTCGATCAGCGCGGGGATGCCCATCGCGTCGCAGGCGGCGCGGCTGATCCAGGGTTCGCCATGATGGATCATCGCATGGAACAGCCCGATCGAGGGCGCGATGACGATCCGATCCTTCGCTTCCTCCAGCATGTCGAGCAATTCGCTGTCGGCATATTCGACATGGAACAGGCCATCGACCCCGGCGCGGACGCAATATTTGCTGCCTTCGATCGACCGGCTATGGGCGTTCACCTTGCGGCCGAAGGCATGGGCGGTGTCGACCGCCATCTGCACTTCCTCGAACGCCATCGGCGTCACATGGGCCGGGCTGCCGGGATAGAAGGGGTCGCCCGAGACATCGAGCTTGATATTGTCGCAGCCCTCGCGGATCGCGAGCCGCACCGCGCGGCGCATCTCCTCCGGCCCGTCGACGACACAGGAAA
The sequence above is drawn from the Sphingobium sp. AP49 genome and encodes:
- a CDS encoding amidohydrolase family protein, producing MPTTLIANATIWDATGAPGFVGDLRVEGNRIAAIGHDAARSDVDQIIDGTGKTLMPGLTEGHAHISFGDAASTEDLIAPSPEAHTLITARMARLLIDQGFTSCYGASAAKLKLDVAVRDAVDAGHIPGPRIRAGSTEITVTGGMGDESRLHNPRIGISCVVDGPEEMRRAVRLAIREGCDNIKLDVSGDPFYPGSPAHVTPMAFEEVQMAVDTAHAFGRKVNAHSRSIEGSKYCVRAGVDGLFHVEYADSELLDMLEEAKDRIVIAPSIGLFHAMIHHGEPWISRAACDAMGIPALIEASVETHSALRKRGIRHLIGGDYGLAWNPQGTNARDIRLLIDYYGYDAAGALTCATRNGGQAMRDQGDLGTLVPGALADMLLVDGDPLADVTILEDKNRLAMVMKDGAIHSIAPGLIDTATPDQRRVA